In Synchiropus splendidus isolate RoL2022-P1 chromosome 11, RoL_Sspl_1.0, whole genome shotgun sequence, the DNA window GTCTCCTCATCTGTGGGCTCCAGCTGGGCTTCGGCCAGGTCCCGGCACAGTTGGCTGTCGGCGTCCCCCTCCTGCTGGCCCCCACCAGGGGGCTGGGCATGGCCACTGTCACTCTTGTTGCTGAACTTTTTGCCGACCTCACCGATGCGCAGCAGTAGACTGGCCACTGTGGCGATGGAGTGGTAGAGATCCTGCTCGTGCCGCTCCACGCTGAACATGTTGTACAAACTCTTACACAGCTCTATGAACTGCtcctacacacagacacacacacacacacagttaatcATTGCTCCTGGACTTTGTCTTCTGCTCCAGGTTCTACTGGTCACCTGGTTCATCCTGGGAAGGTCCTTGATAGTCTCCCTCCTGGGCTCCCTCTCCTCTGCCCAGACTCTCAGGTAGAACTTGTAGTCTTGGACTCTCTCACCTGTAGATACACATAGGTTAAAGGTCAGACAGAGGATAGGTAGAGAGAGTTTGAAACTTTCTGTTCCTCACCATCGCCACCCGCAAGCTTCTCTACCTCACCTGCACACaaatcctcatcatcatcatcactattATCATCATGAAAGTGTGAAACTACAGACCTGggctcacttcctgttgtggcAAACTGTCCGTACAGGATGAATCTGGAAGATGAGAGAATGAATGTGTTAGTGGGAGACAGCCAAGGtcacacatgtttgtatctctatccttgtggggacctctcatggccataacccattccccagcctctcgccctgaatataaccatccaaaacacatggttaacctgaaccaggactctgaaccaaactgaaacaaaatTACTTctaagtcttcatcctcaaattgaggctttgaTTTGTGGGGCCCagccaaaaggtccccacaaaagcaTAAGGTCCTCAAAAGGAGGTGTTGTGTCAAGAATTGatagaattggtccccacaagtgaggatgaaCCAGGTACAGTGCGCGTGTGTCTGTCTTAACACTAACCTGCTGTTAGGTCATCGGTAAAGAAGTTTGTCGCCTCCAGGGCCGACTCCGCGTCCTCAGGACACAATGCTGCAACACACTCGCATCAGTCAGCAGTCCCAACAGAGGGTGatccacacacacgtttgtcttgcTATCTTAGTGTGGAccatcattgacatacattaacataacCCCCCCCAgactctccccctaaacctaaccatccaaaacaaacagctaaacTTAACTttaactctgaaccaaactaaaacccagttataataaccTAGCTATTTCGTAGTTTTAACCctaaaaatgaggcttgacatgACTTGACataatgtcctcactttgcaaaaatgtcctcactcagtCGATTAAAAtgcatacaggttctcacagagacaaaaatacaagaacacacacactctaccTGGAGGAAGGTGTAGTTTGTACAGCAGTTTAAGTTTCTCTGTCATGTCTCCGTGATACATTCCACCTAAGGACACACGGTTGCTCAGTGAGTGTGTCTcttccatgcacacacacattcaaactcTTACTCAGCCCTGTAATAAACTCCTTGAAGTTCACCAGCCCGTCACGGTTCTGGTCCAGAATCCGAAACAGCCGGGCCGACAGCGTGAGAGTTTGGTCCCCACAGACCCATGGCGCCAGAGCAGCAAACAGCTGGCCAAATTGGACCGGGTCGATGCGATACTGTTCCAAGTAGGGCAGGCTCGGGTCGTGGCGCTGGGCTGCAGAGCTGCTGGGGCCCCAgtaacagctggtcatgtgttTGGACTGGAATCAGAAGCAAGTGTCACGGGACACGGACACATGACCCCGGCAGCAGGTGACCTCACCTTGAACAGGCAGTagagctcctccagctcctcgatACCAAACGCAGACTCGCTCATCATCGCCCTCACCTGGACAGACACACCCGTCAGGGACAACAACCATGACTGACTCGGCGGCCGACCAGCTCCACCCACCACACTCCGCTTGGCCGTGTCCTCCAGCGACTGGATGACCTTTAACCTCTGCTTGAACCTCATCTGCTCGATGACGTCAGCGTGAAGCGAGCCAAACTTCTGCCAATGCCAGGGAACACGTCACTTTCCTGCCCGTCAGGTGACGCTGCCAAGCGCACTAACCTCGTACGAGGACTTGATCAAGTCAAAGATGTCGATCTGCACCGGTGGCTCCTCACCACTGGTCAGCAGGGCGTGGAGGTGGGGGATGGGCGGCGCCACAGTCTGATTGTTCACCACGTTGTCCAGGTACCTGCACACACCAAACCAGCACTTTCAATGGGACAGCGCCACCTCTGGACAGATGCTTCTACCTGCCCAGGATGGTCATGGCTTCGCCCTCATCGCTGCACGCCAGCAGGGCGTCCATGTTGTCATGCAGAACCGCCAAGGCCACCTGTGGGAGGCACACAGCCGTCCATCACGGAGCTTTCCTTCCTCACATTGCAGGCAGCAGGGCCTACCTGGAAGACGGCCTTGATTCCCTCATAAAAGAAGCAGTCGACCAGCACAACGGCGCTGTCGAACGGCATCACGGACAGGAAGAGCGTCAGGAACCAGGACAGACTGATGGTGGAGATCACGCCTAGCTCCTGCATGTGCTCCGACAGGAGCGGGAGGAAGGCCCGGGTCAGGTCCTCGAACACACCCTGGTCCACCAGAGCCCCTGCAGGATCCATGaatagatgaagatgaggaagtcACGCTCCACCGTGCAGAGGACTGACCAACGACTCGGGTGTTGTAGTAGTCGGGAAGCATCcgttcacacagacacaccagcAGCCAGAACGCTTGTTCCTCTGTACAGTAGAGCAGCAGCACCGACGTCACAATGTTCATGGCCTGTAGGGGGAGGCACCTCGGTTACGTTCACGGTACGTTCCACAAAGACGTTTCTCAAAATCTCACCTGACAGTATCCGATGTTGGGGTTGCGGTGTGCGTAGGCCGTGAGGACGCGTCGCAGGGCGGCGATGCCGGTCTCATTCTGGAAAGCTCTGTGTTCGGGCATGGAGCGGTGAAGGTCTCGTTCAATCTCCTCCGTGGCCAGAGAGCAGAGACCCATGGCCTGGTCCAACAGGTCGGCATAGTAACCAGGGTGGGACACCATCTCATTCTGAGCCCCTGTGGTGCagatgagagggtgagtgatGGAGCGGGCAGGTACAAGTCAGCCAGCGAGTACCTGAGAACAGCATCCACAGCTCCCCCCGCAGGCATTCAGGGATCCCAGTCAGCACCAGGTCTCTGGTCCTGCAGGTCCGGTACATGCAGACTCCTCGGCCAAACTCGGAGAAGTGGATGTTCCAGgcctcctccttcatcttctccttcatctgcaGCACACAGCAGGTCCATCAGGTTCCAGCTTCTGGGTCAGAACCTGAGCTCCACTCACAGCTCTGGGCCGGAGGTCCTCTGGCGTGTCCCGGTGgaacagctgcaggagactctGGGTGGCAGTCGGCAAGTCAGGATGGAAGTGGCGTCCCCTCTGGGATGACAGTGCTCCACCCGGAACAGTAGAGGTCACCTGAGGTCAAGGCACCCACTTACACTTTGTACTACTTTGATGACGTCACCAATGTGGGCTGAAGGGGAAGCTTCTGtaaccactagagggcagcagtcAGTCAAACGCACCTCATGAGCAGCCTGACGCAGAGAGAAGGGGTCGCCACGACTGCCATCCGGGGTCCGCTGTAGAAAGTCTGAGATTCGTTGGACCAGGAAATCCCGATCCTTGAGGTTGGCGAACAGGAAATTCATCTTGGTCTTGGTGCTGATGGACACCGGACACGGAAGGACGCCACTACTTTCTGCCTTCTCCACGACGGACACCTGGAcatcacaggtcacatgacagaaaTCCAATACACAACGTCAGACC includes these proteins:
- the LOC128766844 gene encoding TBC1 domain family member 9B; the protein is MWIHPEEVLLAGALWVSERANPFFILQRRRGHGRGGGLSGLLVGTLDVVLDSSARVAPYRILLQTSDSQIYWSIACGSSRKEITGHWEWLETNLLQTISIFESDDDITTFVRGKICGIIAEESRLKNEPEAPADEDCGKFREAELKMRKLFGMPEEEKLVNYYSCSYWKGRVPRQGWIYLSVNHLCFYSLLLGKEVKLVVQWTDVTQLEKNATLLFPESIRVSTRLTDYFFSMFLNINDTFKLMEQLANIAMRQLLDNEAFAADLSLPKPCKTLKNVSSLKRDLDARAKNERYRTTFRLTQDERLDGHTDCTLWTPFAKMHVVGQLFISNNYICFKSREEDLCQLIIPLREVSVVEKAESSGVLPCPVSISTKTKMNFLFANLKDRDFLVQRISDFLQRTPDGSRGDPFSLRQAAHEVTSTVPGGALSSQRGRHFHPDLPTATQSLLQLFHRDTPEDLRPRAMKEKMKEEAWNIHFSEFGRGVCMYRTCRTRDLVLTGIPECLRGELWMLFSGAQNEMVSHPGYYADLLDQAMGLCSLATEEIERDLHRSMPEHRAFQNETGIAALRRVLTAYAHRNPNIGYCQAMNIVTSVLLLYCTEEQAFWLLVCLCERMLPDYYNTRVVGALVDQGVFEDLTRAFLPLLSEHMQELGVISTISLSWFLTLFLSVMPFDSAVVLVDCFFYEGIKAVFQVALAVLHDNMDALLACSDEGEAMTILGRYLDNVVNNQTVAPPIPHLHALLTSGEEPPVQIDIFDLIKSSYEKFGSLHADVIEQMRFKQRLKVIQSLEDTAKRSVVRAMMSESAFGIEELEELYCLFKSKHMTSCYWGPSSSAAQRHDPSLPYLEQYRIDPVQFGQLFAALAPWVCGDQTLTLSARLFRILDQNRDGLVNFKEFITGLSGMYHGDMTEKLKLLYKLHLPPALCPEDAESALEATNFFTDDLTADSSCTDSLPQQEVSPGEVEKLAGGDGERVQDYKFYLRVWAEEREPRRETIKDLPRMNQEQFIELCKSLYNMFSVERHEQDLYHSIATVASLLLRIGEVGKKFSNKSDSGHAQPPGGGQQEGDADSQLCRDLAEAQLEPTDEETGDDSPASSYSLVSSGSLRGDDVTDDPVPVTDEPRYGSVLDSSWSISFEQVLASMLTESPLVDYFERKGDIRSKMAACHQQHGAERQTSYDYESLQLAE